A stretch of DNA from Ranitomeya variabilis isolate aRanVar5 chromosome 1, aRanVar5.hap1, whole genome shotgun sequence:
GTGAGCGGAGGATTCGGGGAGAAGTGTCAGCTCTAGGGGGAGCAGAAGCTGCAGGACGGTGGGGGCCATTTACAAGTTGAGTACAGGTAACAGGACCCAGTACCTTCTAGTGACTCTCCCTACAATGCTGTGGATGTGCTTCTAGTTGTGCTCGTGTCTGATTGTGCACCTTTGTTGTGGGGTCCCAGTGTCCGGCTCGCTGGTAAGAAATCTCAGGCAGGCGGAGCCCCTCCATCCACAGGCACAAACTCTACATGCATAGACTGCCCCCTGGTGGTGCGACGGTAAAAACACAAGAAGCAGatgaacccttaaagggaacctgtcactaggaaTAATGctgctaacctgcagatatggggttaatctgcaggttatcgCTATTCTGCTGTCCGGTGCCTGCACGCAGCTGAATGCagtggggagaaaatgatctttattctcctaCCAGCATTCCGCAGTCAGTCATAGGTtcggcgctggttcagtcactgatCTGAATCCGCTGTAACTGCGTCCCGGCCCTGGCTGACAGTGGCTCTACATTgctgccggctgtcagtcagggccggggcccCTGTATACTCAGCAGTGACTGATCCGCTCCCGCCCCTATGACTACCAAACGCTGGCGGGagaataaggccggagtcacactacagcgagatacgtctgagtctcgcaggttaataacaagctctggcaccggcactccggagtgtgcagctccatgtgttgctgtgcggccgcacgctccgctctggagtgccggtgccagagcttggttttaacctgtgagactcggccgtatctcgctgtgtgtgatcccggcctcaagatcattttctccctgctGCTGGACAgcaaataaggctatgtgcacacataagaaacgaggtgcagaattttctgcacaaaatccgcatctcctggcagaatctgcagccgCGGATTTGCAGCGATTTTTTtattgcggattttgtgcagtttttatgcggaattgatgcggattttctgcagcttttcccactgcggatttctattatggaggggtgtagaaacgctgcagatcggcacaaaagtgacatgcacttctttgaaatctgcagcaattccgcaccgatttttctgcaccatgtgcacagcttttctttatcccattgaataacattgtattgTACatcagtgtggatctgcagcgtttctgcgtggaaaaatccgctgcgagtCCGCAgctaatccgcatcgtgtgcacatacccttatagcgctgttaacctgcagattaaccccatatctgctggttgttattcctggtgacaggttccccttaaggtTTTGTTCAAACGTTATCAGCAGGTACAAAAAcgcagcctaaaaaaagcagcaaaaactaaACCTGCTTTGTAAGTGGCTTAAACTTGGCATAAAAAACTGCAAAATCGTaacgtgaacatggccttagactcgCAAACGTaacgtgaacatggccttagactcgCAAACGTaacgtgaacatggccttagactcgCAGTCGGCGTTCCTGTGCTGCTGCAGTTTTCATACAACCAAACATCGTGTGAGGTTTTTTTTATAATGTTGctgccccgattcatcatttgcagtttttttctttttgtctgattttcattttttgtgccaaattctttagAATGGCCAACGGGTGACAGGATTTTGTGCAAAATCAAAGATGCCATTTTTAAATCATCTTTGCGCCGTCTTACTGTGACGTCGCACGATACATTCTGCCTGTTGGTCTTAAACGGTGCAAAAATAAAATGAGGACAGAACGGCGCAGACTGCGACACCGAGAAGTCACAAATGGCGGCCGTGATGGGAAACGTGAGCAGGGGAGGCCGAGAAACTCCGGAGCCGCAGATTACAGAATGACACACCCATTCGCTGAGGCGGTGGTGGCCGCTGAGGCGGTGGTGGCCGCTGAGGCGATGGTGGCCCAGGGGCGGCCGCGCTGgagatctccgcttgctgtcagtgactgtCACTTTCTTGTGTTGCAGGCCGCGGACATGTACGGATTGATATCAGAGAAGCGCGACCTCGCGCTCTTTATAGCGGAGCACCGTGGCGAGCCGTCGTGTCACCAAAGGTTGGAggtattttttaaccctttttggcACCGCTGACTGCTCACAAAAACCAGTTTATTAGATGGTGCGAGTTACTTCGcctcctgggagttgtagtccccTCACAAATGTCTGACTCCTTCGCTCTCTCCCAGGGGCTGCAGCGACATTATTGCGCCGCCCGCAGGACGTGCGCTGACGGCAGCTGCTTCTATAGAGGTTTGGGCTTCGCTTTTCTGGAGTATCTGCTCGGTAAACCCGAGGATTTGCTCCGGTGAGTGGGCGGCCATTAGTCTCTGACCACATGGATATTTCCGGGGTCCGTCCTCAGCTGTTTGCTTTTCCTCGCAGGTTTAGAGAGCGGGTGACACACAGTCAGCAGGAGCTGATGGCTGCCGGATTCCAGGATTATGTGTATAGACATCACTATGAGACAGTAAGTCTGAGCCGggagggagaggagggggatgcagcttctACATGTGAGACTGCATGCTGGCAGGGGTGAGATCTGACTGGCATAGAGCTCACACCTCAGCTGACTTCACACCTTTCCAAACTTagagaaaataaacatttaaaggtgttgtccagaacTTGAAAAAGCACAACAGCTTTCTATCATAAACAGCGCCGCCCCCATACACAGGATGTaaatggtattgcagctcagtactATTCACCTTAATGGAGTAATACCACAATACTGCAGACAGATGTGGTGCTGTCTTTGGAAGAAAGCTGCCACGTTTTTCTAATCCACCTCAAGAGAAGCCTGAGGATGGATAATGGCTTTTTTTTAATTACAGAATTAAAGTAACTTTCAtttaaagatctctgcttgctgtcagtgaaaggAACATTGATATTTCAACAGGACGAGGTTTCAGTCTTTGGACATAAAGAATAAAGACTGCTCCTGTTCTTTGACAGGAAATAGAGATCCTGAAAACGACCAGTGGTTAGAAGACTAGGTCAATAGGCAAGTTGCACAAATTTGCATCATTTAAAGATTGAAAACTTTTTACTTAACCTGAGTGCTGATGGGTTAGGCTGGGTACCTGTAGGCAGCTGGAGATGCTGGGGGTAGTTGTTACAGGGCAGGTGGAGCAATCGTATGTTAATAGTGTATTGCATTTCCCCTTTAAAAGTGGCAGTGGGCAGTATAGCAGGGGATGGTTGGGGTCCTGGACCCCTGCGGCCAAGATATTGCCTCCTGTGACTTGTGCTCTGATCTCTCCCAAGTTTCTCAGCCTTGTAGATGTGGCAGCGGGCGAGGTGAATGCAGTGGGCAAGGCAACGGATGAAGTGACAGCAAGCAACCTCCTGACAGCGTTCAACCATCCCTACATCTCTGACAGTGCCGTCCGGTACCTGAGACTCGTCACCTCCGCCTTCCTCCGCAGCAGAGCTGACTTCTTCCAGCCGTTCTTAGACCATGTCGGCAGCATGGAGGACTTCTGTACTCAGGTCCAGCTTTGATACAtgtatggaggggggggggggggttgtcttTCCTGATGGCAGATGTCAAAGGGTCGGACAGATGGATTGCGATATGCCCAATCCTTCAGAGGTGCCTGACACCATCTTACTCCCCTTGTCCCATCCCTCATCTGCAGGATCTATAATATACAGCAAATATGGATCTCACTGATGTGATCTCACAGGTGGACCCCCGATAGGCGCAGTTGTCAGTGGCTGTCAGACTTTCCCTTCATATTTACAGCCCTCTACAATAATTTGTATGGGAATCTGACCATCACTGCGAAGGCCCTGCATCTACTATCCACACAAATGGGTCATATGCACACTCGGCAGAAATGAGCATGCATTGCACATGTACAGGATCCAACCATTTCATAATACCGTACACTGTTGTGTTTTTTGTCTTCCTTCCAGAACGTGGAGCCCATGATGGCGGTGTGCGACCACATCCAGATCACAGCTGTGACGCAggcgctggatataccactgcagGTGGAATATGTGGACTCCAAAGACGCGGCCATAACCCAACACGTCTTCCCGGAGGGATCCTGCCCCTGCGTCTACATGCTGTACAATGAGGACCATTACACCCTGCTGTACAAGGAGGGAGCAGTCCCCCCTGTTGTAGCGGCTGTTGAACGGGACTGACGCGGATCCTACATCTGCAAGATGCCCGACCCTATAAATCTGGACACGTACGACGTGAAACTGTCACCAACAGTTCAAATCTGCATtgcaatttattaaccccttagggtTCAGGTGTGGCTTCGGGGAGAGGGACACCCCTGAAGGTCTGGTGTGGTCTCCACATGTGGGAGCAATACTTGCTGTAGTTATATGGAGCATAGTTACTGTTGCATCAGATGGGGCTCATTCTTATGTGTCCAGTCTGTCTGCGGCCTCCGCAGGTTGTGTCCCTGATTCTGCAGGAGCAGCACCACCTGGTGGCCGCTCCCAGCAGCTGCAGTCTCTGTACAGGGACCATCAGGATTTGTGTTTGTGTTTCCCCCGATTCTCTTTGGCTTTGAGCTCTGACAACGTGTGCAGAGCGCTCTGCGTGGTGCTGAGGGGCAGGCTGGGCAGGGGCAGCTGGCCGCTCTGGGTCGGGTACTTGGTTTTCATGACGTTCCTGAATACAGGCTGGGCCAAGAGTCTCTTCAGCTGCTTCTTCATCATCTTCAGGGCTTTCTGCTTCTGGTGATCTTCTTGTTCATCCCGTTTTCCACCTAGAAATGAGCAGGACAGCAATGAGTTAATTATTACATCTTCTTTTGATGGttcgttacaatgtatcagtctgggcaACTGCAAGCAACCCTCAGCTGTGGGTGACATGTGCAGAGAGTAGGGTCCCGGGATGTGGCCCCTCTGCTCTGCACATGGAGAATAGCACAAGCACTATTTTGTGATCTGCAGGGTGCTATAAAGCCAGGACAGCCCTTTACTGTTTTCTAGCTCTTAATTCATTTTTCCCCCCTTCGTGATGGAGGTCGCACCCGTACATCCTACATGGGGTATATAGAGCACCGGCCTCACAGCAGCACCCAGAGCCGCCTCCGACTGCTGCCATGTAACAAGTTCTTCCTCCATTGGATGATGTTTCTTTTTTACTTTACTATTTGTATCTGgagctgaaaataaagtttgtaatTAAGTTTCATTAATTACTTTGCACAGTTTGTCATTTACGGTCTCTCTGCGCTGCAATTCATTCTACCTTACAGATACATTCCAATGAGAGATCCACAAATTACAAGTTACCCAACATGGAGCTGCACTTCTTGCTAGAATATATTAACCCATTAACAACCGATAccttttaacggtgctgagaaataagggtatagtgcaCCCAGGGTCAGAAAATCTCAGCTTTTACCATCCAGtcttgtgatcgctgttattcactGAATGACGGCGATCACAAATTTtccattaatttctctctcctctgatatgatctagcataccagaggagcgaCAAATGGGGGTCCCTCGATCTCCCGAAACCCCCCCCACTGGTACCTCCATCATCCCTGGACCCTCTGGCTCCATCCCCCAGCTCtgtcttcttcctggaagaaaatggcgggcacatgcgtatgtgcctgctgagatctgccggtcggtacccggcaacaatagatttacctattggttcattttgatcactgtgatacatcgtatcacagtgatcaaaatgaaaacaaaatagtaaatcaatcccccctttgtcacccccttaataAGATGAAAAATATTACatatttttccattctttgcagttagggttggggttacggtCGTGGTGTtgcgattagggttggagttagaattggggtttccactgtttaggtacatcagggggcctCCAGAAGTGACATGTGCCCaccctcgattccagccaattttgcgttcaagtcCTACTGCGCgcgttcccttctgagccctgccacgtGCCCAAACATTggctttccccacatatggggtattggcgtactcaagagaaattgcacaacaaattttgtggtccattttctcctgatacccttgtgaaattaagaGTTTGGGTCTTAAGCACATTTTTTGTACATTAAGTACACGGTCACTGCTTTTGTtctcgtgaagcatctgaagggttaataaacttcttgaatgtggttttgcacaccttgaggggtgcagttttttagaatagtgtcacttttgctgtgcctaaacagttgaactccccagttctaactccaaccctaaccacaagcaaaattggctggaatcgactgtgggcaccatgtcacatttggagaccctctgatgtgcctaactccaaccctaattgcAAAGACTGGAAAAAATACAATTCttttttacctaactaagagggGGTAGatttacaatatatatttttttcttttcactgtgacagggtctatcacagtgatcaaaatgaaccaataagaaaaTTGCTATGCCGGCCGGCCGATCTTGGCAGGCGCACGcccctgccattttcttccaggaagaagatgcagaGGGTCGGGGAACCGAGCAGGAGGGTCCTGGGATGGGGGAGgtaccggggaccccatttctctctcctctggtatgctagatcatatcacagGAGAGAGAAGTTAATGGAAAAGCGGATtttattttgtgatcactgttgttcggtgaataacggcgatcacgtgaCTGAGGATGGTAAACGAACCAAATCATGTTCTCCGACGTTTTAGCTATCTGTGGTAGCAGAGACACCGGAGATTTTCTGACACTGGGGGCCCCTTAACTGcccccgttaaaaggcatatctgcGGATAAGGGGATGAGCACAAGCACTCTGTATCTGAGATATCGCCATCTGCTGGCAAATCATAATAATGACATCTGTGAATACAGAATGATTGTCCTATACTAGAGGTAAAAAGGCTTATTTATCCTTATTGATGTAGTTTTCATATACCGTGCTGCTTTTTAATACATGGAGCTTTCTTGCCTTCTAAATTCCAGTACCTATTCCTGAAACTTTAAATAACTTATTATACGGAAAATAAAGTTATGTATTTTGTCACACCTATTATGTTTCTGGATGTTAATTTTAGACTTCCATATTTGTGATTTATCTACTTTACTGTCTGAACTCAGGAAAAAAAAGACTAAGTGCTTGGGTCAAAAATTAGCTCACCGACAACCAGCAGCAGTGCAACACACTTAATGTTGGCCGAACAATGGGGTGTCTCATATGGCACTAACTGACCACCCACAATGCTACCCGGGGGAGCCAACACTGTTGCTATGCCCACAAAGCCCAGTCTGTGGCTGCACACTAGAGGAAA
This window harbors:
- the OTUB2 gene encoding ubiquitin thioesterase OTUB2 isoform X1, which codes for MVGAGWGHLHCHSQHVLTVTCWELQVIVFCINQAADMYGLISEKRDLALFIAEHRGEPSCHQRLEGLQRHYCAARRTCADGSCFYRGLGFAFLEYLLGKPEDLLRFRERVTHSQQELMAAGFQDYVYRHHYETFLSLVDVAAGEVNAVGKATDEVTASNLLTAFNHPYISDSAVRYLRLVTSAFLRSRADFFQPFLDHVGSMEDFCTQNVEPMMAVCDHIQITAVTQALDIPLQVEYVDSKDAAITQHVFPEGSCPCVYMLYNEDHYTLLYKEGAVPPVVAAVERD
- the OTUB2 gene encoding ubiquitin thioesterase OTUB2 isoform X2; its protein translation is MAPVRRIQGEVSALEAADMYGLISEKRDLALFIAEHRGEPSCHQRLEGLQRHYCAARRTCADGSCFYRGLGFAFLEYLLGKPEDLLRFRERVTHSQQELMAAGFQDYVYRHHYETFLSLVDVAAGEVNAVGKATDEVTASNLLTAFNHPYISDSAVRYLRLVTSAFLRSRADFFQPFLDHVGSMEDFCTQNVEPMMAVCDHIQITAVTQALDIPLQVEYVDSKDAAITQHVFPEGSCPCVYMLYNEDHYTLLYKEGAVPPVVAAVERD